One Chitinophagaceae bacterium genomic window, CTCCACTTAAAATTAAAATATCGTCCTCTTCACATAACTCTGAAAAACTACCTAAAGTAACAATCGGTAAGTCTGAAACACTTACCGTTGTGGAGGCCGAATTTTCACAACCATTGGCATCAATGAATGTATAAGTAATTGTATGAGTACCAACTCCCGCATCTGATGGGTCAAAAAATCCATTTGAATCTACTCCGGGGCCGGTGTATATCCCCTGAGGGTGATTAGAGCCTTCGGTTAATTCATATAAAGTGTCATTTAAGCAAAAATCAGGCAAATTACTTATTGAAACAACAGGTAAGTCAAACACTTCGATAGTCTGTGTTACTGTATCAGCACACCCTTCATCAGAAATTGCAACTAAACTAACATCAAAGTTTCCGGATGCGGTAAAAATATTAAGCGGATTTTCAATTGTATCGGTATTACCATCTCCAAAATCCCAAAAATATTCCTGTATATTTCCACTTGATATCGTTGAAGTATTAGTAAATTGAACAGGGTTATCTATACAAGTTATACCGGAAGTAAAAGATGCTTCAGGCAATGAATTAACTGATACTGTCTCAGTAATACTATCAACACAGCCAAAATTAGTTTCTACGGTAAGAGTAACTTGATAATTACCACCCGCCGTAAAAGGATATGAGGGATTTTGGTCTGTTGAACTGCCTGTTCCATCTCCAAAGTCCCAAAACCAGTTAGCGATTGTACTTCCTGAAGGGTCTGTACCTAAAGTTGTATTGTCTGTAAAATCAACTTCTATTTCAGCACACTCACTTACAGAAGAAAAGTCTACTTCCGGAAGAACATTTACATTAACGAAAGACTGAAAAAAATCTGTATTACCGCATACATTTGTCACTTCAAGGGAAACCGGATATGTACCCGGGTCAGAATAAATATAAAAAGGGTTTTGTTCAGTTGAAGACCCAACACCATCTCCAAAATTCCAGTTATAAAGAACAATACTATCTTCTACAAAAGATGAATTATCCTGAAAAAAAATAGTGTCCCCAAAACATGCATCAGTAGCATTGAATGAGGCAATCGGATTAGTACATGAAGTAACTACATTATACCCTAACCATTTCGCACTATCAGAATTAAAAACCCATGCAAGATCATTCGCATAAGAAAAGCCATACTGAAAAGGTACATTTTCAGGTATTTGAGAAGAACCGGTATATGCTCCGGTTGAATTCACAAAATGTATACGCCTGTTAACCCTATCTAACAAACCATATTCCAGACCATTACAATTGGTATAAATTACAGTATGTGGGTTTAATGAAGAAGTAGGTACAGGTAAACCGGTAACATCAAAAAAGCTGACAAAAGTATTATTTACTCTGTTGTAAATATAAATACTACCGTTAAAATAATATACAATTTGATTAGCATTTGGGTTTAAATCTCCCATTGATTGAGCACCGGGCTGAGCAGCACTGAGAAAAATATTTCCTGTATTCTGAAGAAACCCATTTATATTTCTATCCGGATGATACAAACCTGACAAAGCAAAACCATTGACTTCTATGCTATCTGTCACCGGATTAAACCAAGAACCTCTATAATCAAACGACCCAATAACCGTAGAAAAAATAGAATTTCCCATAGTGTCATAAGTCACTAAGCGTTCACTTGGAGAACCAATTTGATATGAATAATACAAATCAAAATTCGGATCATAAACTACAGCTCCTTGAGGACCTGAAGTAAAATCCGGCGGAGTTAGTGTCTTCACTAATTCTGCGGTATCAATTATACTGCAAGTAACTTGTGCCGTGGATGTTTTATGTATAACAAAGCTAAATGTAAACATAAGCACAGCATAAAAACTTAAGCAAATTTTCCTATATAAAACCATAAATCAGTAATTTCTTTTCTTAGTAATTTTCAAGTGTTAAAACAGCGTCTAAATTAGACAATTAAATTTAATTTAATATACTTTAGCAAAAGTTTAAAAAGTAATTTTTAAACTCCCCATTTTCATAATCAACTCTATTTTTGACAAACACGATGTAAATTTATACAATTTCCAAGATTATACCGATATTGTTTTATTATCCTGTTTATTTATTCTGATTAACTTTCAAAAAATTTTTATTTATGAAAAATATATTCATTTTATTTTGCATCATTTCAATGTCTGCTACTGACATATACAGCCAAGGAATATTGGAATTGTTAAGAGAAGGTAGATCGTTGGAAGCCTCTGCTAATGAAGAAGAGGCACTAAAGGTGTTTTTAAGTGTTTTGGAAAGAAGTCCAAATAATCATGAAGCGCTATGGAATGTAAGCTTTTTATACTCAAGAATTGGACATCGTAAAGAAAACCATGAAGTAAAAGTACGTTACTTTAATAAAGCTAAAGATTATGCTGAACAAGCATTACGTATAAACCCAAGAAATGAACAGTCTAACTATGTAATGGCAGTTGCTATGGGTAGAATGGCATTAATATCCGGTGCAAGAGACAGAGTTGCTGCTTCAAGAGACATCAAAAAATATGCTGAGCAAACCTTGGAGGCTAATACTGAGCATGCAGGGGGGCATCATGTAATGGGTCTTTGGCATTATAGAATGGCAAATTTGAGTTGGTCTGAAAGAAATGCAGCAAGAATATTATTTGGAGGTATTCCAGAAGGAGCAAGTGATGAAGATGCTATTTATCATTTAAATAAAGCTGTTGATTTAGAACCCGGATTTTTATTGTATCAATATGATTTAGCAGATGTTTATATAAAACTTGAAAATAAAAATCAAGCTAAAGAAATTCTTAAAAACCTGTTAAATCTTCCTAATAAAACAGCTGATGACCCAAAAATAAAGAAAGATGCGCAGGAGCTTTTAAATAGTTTATAAATTAAAAAAGCCACTTTATAAAGTGGCTTTTTTTTAAAATATATTTATTGGTAATTATTAACTTCCAAAATCATCGAAGGCAATATTTTCTTCAGGAACACCTAAGTCTTCAAGCATTTTTAGAGATGCCTGTAACATTAAAGGCGGTCCGCACAGGTAGTACTCAACCTCTTCCGGTTCAGGATGAGTTTTCAAGTAGTTATCATAAAGTACCTGGTGAATAAAGCCTTGATAGCCGTCCCAATTATCTTCTTCTGCAGGCTCTGAAAGAGCAACATTGTACTTAAAATTAGGGAATTCTTCTTCTATTTTTCTAAAGTGATCGGTATAAAACAATTCTCTTTTAGAACGTCCTCCATACCAATATGTAACTTTTCTATTTGTCTTTTCAGTATGGAACAAGTGGAATATATGAGAACGTAAAGGAGCCATACCTGCACCACCTCCAATATAAACCATTTCTTTATCTGTTGGCTTAATAAAGAACTCTCCGTAAGGTCCGGAAATAACAACTTTATCGCCGGGTTTTCTGGTAAAGACATAAGAAGAGCAAATGCCGGGATTTACATCCATCCATGTATTTTTAGTTCTATCCCATGGTGGTGTAGCAATTCTGATATTCAACATAATAATATCGCCTTCTGCAGGATGATTAGCCATAGAATAAGCTCTAAAAACTTCCTCATCATTCTTCATTTGCAAATCCCACATTTTAAACTGATCCCACTCATCCCGAAAGCGTTCTTCTATTTCCATATCTTTGAAGTCGCATACTATAGGAGGAACATCAATCTGAATATAACCACCAGGTTCAAAGTCCATTGACTCTTCTTTAGGCAAACGAACAACAAACTCCTTGATAAAAGTTGCTACGTTGTGATTCGAAACAACTTCACATTCAAACTTTTTAATACCGAAGATTTCTTCAGGTACTCCTATCGTCATATTTTCACGAACTTTGACCTGACATGCTAAACGCCATTTTTCTTTTACCTCTTTTCGAGATAAATGATTAGTTTCAGTAGGTAAAACCTCACCTCCACCTTCCATGACCTGACATTTACACATGGCACATGTACCTCCTCCTCCACATGCAGAAGGAAGAAAAACACTCTTTTCAGATAAAACTGTAAGCAAAGTGGAACCCGGAGACACTTCCATTGGATTATCTTTATCTCCGTTTACTACTATACTCACATTTCCTGCAGGAACTAATTTTTCTTTAGCATATAAAAGTACTGCTGTCAATAATGCCATCACTATCAGGAAAGCTATAATTGAATAAACAACCGTTAATACCATATCTTATATTTTTAAACTTTAATACCCATAAAACTCATAAATGCAAGTCCCATGAGTCCTGTAATAATAAATGCAATACCTAAGCCTCGCAAGGCCGGAGGAATACTTGAATATCTGACTTTTTCACGAATTGCAGCTAATGCTATTATCGCTAAAAAGAACCCAAATCCACTTCCTAATCCAAAGAAAACTGATTCTCCGAAAGAATACTCTCTTGCAACCATGAATAATGAACCACCTAAAATAGCGCAATTAACAGTTATTAAAGGAAGGAATATTCCAAGAGAAACATAAAGTCCCGGAAAAGACTTTTCAATAAGCATTTCTAATAATTGAACCATCGATGCTATAACAGCTATGAATACAACAAAGTTTAGAAAAGTTAAGTCAACTCCGAAAATTCCGGTTTCCTTCAATAGGTACTCATGTATTAACCAATTTGCAGGAACAGTAAAGCCCAAACAAAATATTACAGCAAGACCAAGTCCAAATGCTGTATTAATAGTTTTTGAAACAGCCAGATAAGAACACATTCCTAAAAAGTAGGCTAAAACCATATTGTCTATAAAGGCTGAGCGAATGAAAACATTTACAAAATCCATATTGTATTATTTTAAGATATATCAACTAATTTAGTATTTCTGGCTCTTTGCCACCAAATCATAAGACCTATAACAAACATTGCTGCTGCGGGTGTTAACATCATACCATTCTGAAAAAATTCAATTTCAGAAAGATAAGGAACCGCCCATCCAAATAATTCACCTTTACCAAAAAACTCTCTAAAAAAGGCTACACCAATCAAAATGATTCCATAGCCAATGCCGTTTCCTACACCATCGAGAAATGATGACCAAGGTTTATTACCCATTGCAAATGCTTCTAAACGTCCCATTACAATACAATTTGTAATAATTAGCCCAATGTATACAGACAACTGAGTGTACACATCATAACTAAAAGCTTTTAAGATTTGGTCTACTAAAATTACCAAAAAGGCGATAACCGTAATCTGCACGATAATCCTTACTCTACTTGGAACCATTTTCCTGAGCAAGGATATAATTAAACTCGCAAAACCCATAACTGCAATAACGGCTAAAGTCATAACCATTGCAGGTTTGAGGGCAACTGTAACAGCAAGTGCTGAACAAATTCCTAACACCTGAACTGTTATTGGATTATTATCATCTAAAGGGTCGGATAATAACTTTCTTTCTTTTTTCCCAAAAAGGGATTGTTTTTCTGCTGTAGTACTCATAATTTATAAATTTACTTCGTCAACTTTAATTCTGTCAAAAAAAGGTAAATATTTTTTCAAATCATCTCGTAGCATGTCTGTTACACCATCAGCAGTAACAGTAGCTCCTGTAAGGCCATCGACTTCATGATCACTGTCTCTTGCTCCGCCTTTTCTTACATATATTGAAACGAATTCACCGTCATCATCTCTGATTTTTTTACCGATAAACTGGTCCTGAAACCAGTCGTCAGTAATTACAGCTCCAAGACCGGGTGTTTCAGCGGCATGACCAAATGAAGCCCCTGCTATGGTATTTAAGTCATCCTGCAGAGCAATAAAGCCCCATATTTCATTCCATAGTCCGGATCCTCTCACAGGTACGATGTAAAACACTTCTCCATCATCACTTGTATATCTGTAAAGCGGAAGTTTTTGCTGTTCCAAGGGCTTCCTAACTTCTCTTCTGTGGTCAATCATTGAAGCTACGATAGGCTCTCCTTCATCATCTTTTTCAATTAAATTACCTTCGTGGTCTATGACCAATTCTTCAACCTGGCTTTCGTATACATCCAGAACTCTGTCTCTGTCTTCCATACCCACAGAACCCAAAATGTCCTGTTTATTGGCAAATGCAACATTAAAGTCCTGTCTTGGTTTTAAACCGGTTGCTGCCAATGCTAAAAGCAATGCCATTATGACTGTTAAAACAGCCATAAAAATTATCGTATAATTATTTGTATTAGACTGCACGACTTAACCTCCTTTTTATATTTGCTTGTAAAACGTAATGATCAATAAGTGGAGCAAAAACATTCATAAATAATATTGCCAACATCCATCCTTCCGGATATGCCGGATTTAATACTCGAATTATCATACCTATTGCCCCTATTGAAAATCCATAAATCCATTTACCTACCTCGGTTTGAGCAGCTGTTACAGGGTCAGTAGCCATAAAGGCCATAGCAAAAAAGAAACTGCCTATTATAAAGTGATAATAAAACGGTACCTCCATAAACGGATTTAATGCCAGTAAGTTCAATATAATTCCCATGAAAAGAGTTCCAATAATCATGGATAACATAATTCTCCAACTGCCAATTCCTGTAAAAATCAGAAGACCCGCGCCCACGAGAACAAATATTTTATTCATTTCCCCAACGGAACCGGGTATAAAGCCCATTATCATATTGAAAACAGTATAATGCTCCGTTACAGCAGCCCAACCTCCGGTAGCGGCTAATGCGAGCGGAGTTGCCCCGGTCCAGCCATCAGCTAAAGCATTATTTTCTCCAACGTGAAGAAATCCGGCAAATATCTGATGTAAAAAATTGTAATCATAAGCTACCCAAACTATATCGCCTGATATATGGGTCGGATAAGCAAAGAAAACGAAAACTCTGGCAGTTAGTGCAACATTTAATACATTCATGCCCGTTCCCCCAAAGGCTTCTTTAGCTATGATTACAGCAAATATTGTTGCAAAAGCAACCATCCATAAGGGAATATCCGGTGGCATAATCAAAGGTATGAGCATTCCTGAAACAAGGAACCCTTCTTCTACCTGATGTCTTTTGATAGCCGCAAACAAAAACTCAGTTGCTAATCCTGCAATATGCACTACTATAATTATCGGCAACAATTGCAAGAAGCCATACAAAGCTTTCTGTCCCAATCCGTCCAATAATCCCTCGTACATACCCATCGCAAAATAATGCTGATGGCCAATGTTAATAATTCCATGAATCAGGCATAATTGCATGGCAATTACGACATGAAACATTGTCCTTTTTAAATCCATACCATCCCTGATATGTGTACCACTTTTTGTAGTATGGTTTGGCTGAAACAAAAAAGTTTCAATTGCATCATATGTGGTATGCAAAAACTTATTTTTCTCAGTTTTCTCTTTGACTGAATCAAGTAAATTACGTAATGGTTTCATATTTTTTTGTTATACTTAAAATGAAATTAAATCATTTTGATAATCTATTCTTGTTCTCTTATAAAATCCAAGCCTTCTTTCAGGATTTCCTGAACAGGTATTTTTGAAGTACACACAAATTCGCACAATGCTAAGTCTTCTTCAGCAACTTCATAAATTCCAAGGCCTTCTATTAATTCATAATCTCTTACCATAATAGCTTTTAACAACTGCTGCGGATAAATATCCATAGGTAACACTTCTTCATATTGACCGGTTACAACAAATGCTCTGCGTTCACCATGGGTATTGGTATTGACCTCAAACTCTTCCTGCGGGAAAAATTTCCAGGGGAATGTCTTTGATAAACTAGGTCTGGCATAACTTGGTAACAACCAACCTAAGAATTCATAAAAATCACCCTCCTCCAATACTGAAACCATATCACTGTAAAATCCTATATAGCCATCTTTTTCAATACTCTTTCCACTTAAAACATCACCTGATACTATTCTTGAATTTTCAAGCTCCAAATTGTCATTAATTATACCTTTGACATTAGCTCCAATATAGCTTTCAAAGTATGTGGGTTGCTTGATTGTCGGTCCTGCAGCAACCATCATTTTTTTAGTATTATAAATACCTTCATTAAACAATCGTCCGATTATAACAACATCCTGAGGGTTTATTACCCAAACCACTTCACCTTTATTTATAGGATCCAGGTGATGAATCTGTATACCTACATTTCCTGCCGGATGAGGACCGGAGAACCAATTAATTTGTACGTTTTTAGCTTCTGTATAAGTTTTGGATGGCTTTCTGTCTGCTGTTAGGTTAAGATGTACTTTCCCTTCTGTAAGTTTGTTCAAAGCATTTATACCGGTCTGGAAGTCATGTTGCTTACCTTCCATTATGAAGTTGTAGTTTGGTGCCAAAGGAGCACTCTTAAAACCTGAAATGAAAATTGCCTTTGGTTTATCTTCAGGATTTGCTGTTAAGTTAAAAGGGCGTTGTCTTAAGAAAGCCCATGCGCCACTTTCAAGCAAGCTTTTAATAACTTGTTCTCTACTTAAATCAGTAGGATTAGCTTTAGTGAATTCACGAAAATTTATTTCTTTGTCAGCTAAAATTACGATTTCTTCAATTGCTCTTTTAGCACCTCTTCTTATTTCTATAACTTCCCCACTAACAGGACTTGTATAGTTTACATCCGGTCTTGACTTGTCAAAAAACAAGGGATCGCCCGCTTTAACCTCGTCCCCTTCACTTACATGTAGTTTAGGTATAGGCTTAAGACCTACAAAATCTTTAGGATTAATCGCATAAGTTTCAGAGACAAAGTCATTTTTAACAACTTTTTTACTCCTTCCCTTTATCCGGATATCCATTCCTTTCTCCGTTTTAATAATTGTATCACTTCCTGCATAAGGGTGAATACTTTTCTGGGATGGAAAAATTTCATTGAAAGAAGGTAAAACAGAATAACCTTCATCCTCTTCTTCATCAAGTTCAGGTTTCCCTATATCACTTCTAACTTTTTCAGCGGTTACTTTTAAGAGCCGGTCAGTAAAAAACAGGATTCCAATTAAAATAATGCTTAAGGTTCCAATCAACAAAAATAAAACAAGTCTATTTGTGTTTCCATCAAGAAACCCGCCTCCATCTTGTGCATACAAGTTCGATGAAAACAAAATTCCCAGTAAAAGGAATAAGGTTCGGTGAGGTTTATTGTAAATGGATTTTTTACAATTTCTTCTACTACTATTATGTTTTAACATTTGGTAAAATTTTAATCAACTCCAAATTACGCGCCACAAAGGTAAAAATTTGTTTATTATTAGGGATAAACTATAGAATTTTTTGTGCGGAAAAACTAAATATTATTTTTTATAATAGTAAAAAAGTAAGTAACTACTATAGTGTAGCTGAAAAATATGATAATTAAATTCTCTTATTAAACGGCCTTACTAAATGAAAGTTCTAACTTTTTCTTACTTTTTTAAAAACTATTTATATCTACTTAATAAAAACACTCCCGTTATTAACCGGATTTACCCAATTTTCACTGGTATTAGATCTAATCCATAAAAAACTACCGTCTAATTTGTAATCATACAGATAATCGGTATAGGTTCTTCCAAGCAAACGATATTCATAAAAAATTTTCCCGTCTTCAGCAGACACTCTGCTACGGGTTCCCAATGAAAAAATCTGAGAATTTCCACAGTAAACAACATCATTAGAAGTTACTTCAAAAGTACAGCCAGTCTTTGTTCGACTAAGCGGATTATCAATTTCATGCCATTTGCCTCTGATATCTCTATCAATTTTTGAACATGAAGTAATGGTTAAAAAGGAAGCCGAAATAATAACTAAAATTAAAAATTTCATGAGCTTGTAATTTGATTATTTAATAAAGATAGATTTTAACTCTGTTGCATCTTCTGGTTTCATCCTGCCCGCCAAAACTAACCTTAACTCGCGTCTTCTCAAAGCTGCTTCATACAGTTTTTGCTCATTAGGAGTTTCAGGTACTAATGCCGGGACCGGTGTAGGCTTCATATTTGAATCTAAGGCTACAAATGTGTAAAAAGCCTCATTGCTTTTATATTTTTTCTTTGCAGGTACATCTTCGGCCCAAACCTCAATAAACGTTTCCAAAGAGGAGTTAAAGGCTCTGGTCACTCTGGCTTGAATGGTCACCACATCTCCCAGCTTAATAGGATTTTCAAACGAAACATTGTCTACAGAAGCTGTAACAACCGGTTTTTCAGCATGCCTGGCGGCACTTATAGCTGAAGCCACGTCCATCCAATGCAAGATCTTACCACCGCGAAGATTATTCAAGGTATTGGTATCATTTGGTAATACAACTTCCGTCTTGATTGTTTGGCTGTCTTTTGGACTCTTCCCGGATTGTTTACTCATAAAACGATTTGATTGGAAACTTAATAATAAGTGCAAATATAAAAAAAATGGCCAACGTAAATTGGCCATTTTTTTGTGATCGCGACAGGATTCGAACCTGTGACCGACAGCTTAGAAGGCTGTTGCTCTATCCAGCTGAGCTACGCGACCAAAATTTTTGCAAAACTATAAAATATATTGCTGTTAAAAAATCTTTTAAACAAAAAACTAAAGAAATATTCTGCTTTCGTTGTTTAAG contains:
- a CDS encoding NADH:ubiquinone reductase (Na(+)-transporting) subunit F, yielding MVLTVVYSIIAFLIVMALLTAVLLYAKEKLVPAGNVSIVVNGDKDNPMEVSPGSTLLTVLSEKSVFLPSACGGGGTCAMCKCQVMEGGGEVLPTETNHLSRKEVKEKWRLACQVKVRENMTIGVPEEIFGIKKFECEVVSNHNVATFIKEFVVRLPKEESMDFEPGGYIQIDVPPIVCDFKDMEIEERFRDEWDQFKMWDLQMKNDEEVFRAYSMANHPAEGDIIMLNIRIATPPWDRTKNTWMDVNPGICSSYVFTRKPGDKVVISGPYGEFFIKPTDKEMVYIGGGAGMAPLRSHIFHLFHTEKTNRKVTYWYGGRSKRELFYTDHFRKIEEEFPNFKYNVALSEPAEEDNWDGYQGFIHQVLYDNYLKTHPEPEEVEYYLCGPPLMLQASLKMLEDLGVPEENIAFDDFGS
- the nqrE gene encoding NADH:ubiquinone reductase (Na(+)-transporting) subunit E — encoded protein: MDFVNVFIRSAFIDNMVLAYFLGMCSYLAVSKTINTAFGLGLAVIFCLGFTVPANWLIHEYLLKETGIFGVDLTFLNFVVFIAVIASMVQLLEMLIEKSFPGLYVSLGIFLPLITVNCAILGGSLFMVAREYSFGESVFFGLGSGFGFFLAIIALAAIREKVRYSSIPPALRGLGIAFIITGLMGLAFMSFMGIKV
- a CDS encoding NADH:ubiquinone reductase (Na(+)-transporting) subunit D; protein product: MSTTAEKQSLFGKKERKLLSDPLDDNNPITVQVLGICSALAVTVALKPAMVMTLAVIAVMGFASLIISLLRKMVPSRVRIIVQITVIAFLVILVDQILKAFSYDVYTQLSVYIGLIITNCIVMGRLEAFAMGNKPWSSFLDGVGNGIGYGIILIGVAFFREFFGKGELFGWAVPYLSEIEFFQNGMMLTPAAAMFVIGLMIWWQRARNTKLVDIS
- the nqrC gene encoding NADH:ubiquinone reductase (Na(+)-transporting) subunit C, whose translation is MAVLTVIMALLLALAATGLKPRQDFNVAFANKQDILGSVGMEDRDRVLDVYESQVEELVIDHEGNLIEKDDEGEPIVASMIDHRREVRKPLEQQKLPLYRYTSDDGEVFYIVPVRGSGLWNEIWGFIALQDDLNTIAGASFGHAAETPGLGAVITDDWFQDQFIGKKIRDDDGEFVSIYVRKGGARDSDHEVDGLTGATVTADGVTDMLRDDLKKYLPFFDRIKVDEVNL
- a CDS encoding NADH:ubiquinone reductase (Na(+)-transporting) subunit B encodes the protein MKPLRNLLDSVKEKTEKNKFLHTTYDAIETFLFQPNHTTKSGTHIRDGMDLKRTMFHVVIAMQLCLIHGIINIGHQHYFAMGMYEGLLDGLGQKALYGFLQLLPIIIVVHIAGLATEFLFAAIKRHQVEEGFLVSGMLIPLIMPPDIPLWMVAFATIFAVIIAKEAFGGTGMNVLNVALTARVFVFFAYPTHISGDIVWVAYDYNFLHQIFAGFLHVGENNALADGWTGATPLALAATGGWAAVTEHYTVFNMIMGFIPGSVGEMNKIFVLVGAGLLIFTGIGSWRIMLSMIIGTLFMGIILNLLALNPFMEVPFYYHFIIGSFFFAMAFMATDPVTAAQTEVGKWIYGFSIGAIGMIIRVLNPAYPEGWMLAILFMNVFAPLIDHYVLQANIKRRLSRAV
- a CDS encoding Na(+)-translocating NADH-quinone reductase subunit A, with product MLKHNSSRRNCKKSIYNKPHRTLFLLLGILFSSNLYAQDGGGFLDGNTNRLVLFLLIGTLSIILIGILFFTDRLLKVTAEKVRSDIGKPELDEEEDEGYSVLPSFNEIFPSQKSIHPYAGSDTIIKTEKGMDIRIKGRSKKVVKNDFVSETYAINPKDFVGLKPIPKLHVSEGDEVKAGDPLFFDKSRPDVNYTSPVSGEVIEIRRGAKRAIEEIVILADKEINFREFTKANPTDLSREQVIKSLLESGAWAFLRQRPFNLTANPEDKPKAIFISGFKSAPLAPNYNFIMEGKQHDFQTGINALNKLTEGKVHLNLTADRKPSKTYTEAKNVQINWFSGPHPAGNVGIQIHHLDPINKGEVVWVINPQDVVIIGRLFNEGIYNTKKMMVAAGPTIKQPTYFESYIGANVKGIINDNLELENSRIVSGDVLSGKSIEKDGYIGFYSDMVSVLEEGDFYEFLGWLLPSYARPSLSKTFPWKFFPQEEFEVNTNTHGERRAFVVTGQYEEVLPMDIYPQQLLKAIMVRDYELIEGLGIYEVAEEDLALCEFVCTSKIPVQEILKEGLDFIREQE
- a CDS encoding acyl-CoA thioesterase; the encoded protein is MSKQSGKSPKDSQTIKTEVVLPNDTNTLNNLRGGKILHWMDVASAISAARHAEKPVVTASVDNVSFENPIKLGDVVTIQARVTRAFNSSLETFIEVWAEDVPAKKKYKSNEAFYTFVALDSNMKPTPVPALVPETPNEQKLYEAALRRRELRLVLAGRMKPEDATELKSIFIK